In Kocuria turfanensis, a single genomic region encodes these proteins:
- a CDS encoding ABC transporter ATP-binding protein, whose protein sequence is MSHQPPLPPAPVPSAAPDRSAPPPGGQPALSVRGLVRVFGRPGTPDAKVAVDRVDLDVPRGSFFGLVGRNGAGKTTMLSMATGLLRPTAGTVRVAGVDVWAEPRRAKQLMGVLPDGVHLFDRLTGRQLVTYSGLLRGMDREVVAERAEDLLRAMDLLGDAGTQVQDYSAGMTKKIALAGALVHAPSLLVLDEPFESVDPVSAANIRGILHGFVAAGGTVVVSSHVMDLVQRMCDHVAVMDRGRVLAAGTVDEVRAGASLEDRFVELVGGRRETGEELSWLRPE, encoded by the coding sequence ATGAGCCACCAGCCGCCCCTTCCCCCCGCCCCGGTCCCGTCCGCGGCGCCGGACCGGTCCGCCCCGCCGCCCGGCGGGCAGCCCGCGCTGAGCGTGCGCGGGCTGGTCCGGGTCTTCGGCCGGCCCGGGACCCCGGACGCCAAGGTCGCCGTGGACCGGGTCGACCTCGACGTGCCGCGCGGGTCCTTCTTCGGCCTCGTCGGCCGCAACGGCGCCGGCAAGACCACCATGCTGTCCATGGCCACCGGTCTGCTGCGCCCCACGGCGGGGACGGTCCGGGTCGCCGGGGTGGACGTGTGGGCCGAGCCCCGGCGGGCGAAGCAGCTGATGGGCGTTCTGCCCGACGGCGTGCACCTGTTCGACCGGCTCACGGGCCGGCAGCTGGTGACCTACTCGGGCCTGCTGCGCGGGATGGACCGCGAGGTCGTGGCCGAGCGCGCCGAGGACCTCCTGCGGGCCATGGACCTGCTGGGCGACGCCGGCACCCAGGTGCAGGACTACTCCGCGGGCATGACCAAGAAGATCGCCCTGGCGGGCGCCCTCGTGCACGCCCCGAGCCTGCTCGTGCTCGACGAGCCGTTCGAGTCGGTGGACCCCGTCTCGGCGGCCAACATCCGCGGGATCCTGCACGGTTTCGTGGCCGCGGGCGGCACCGTGGTGGTCTCCAGCCACGTCATGGACCTGGTGCAGCGGATGTGCGACCACGTGGCGGTCATGGACCGCGGCCGGGTGCTCGCCGCGGGCACGGTCGACGAGGTGCGGGCCGGAGCATCCCTGGAGGACCGTTTCGTGGAGCTCGTCGGCGGCCGCCGGGAGACGGGGGAGGAGCTCTCGTGGCTGCGCCCGGAGTGA
- a CDS encoding tetratricopeptide repeat protein, producing the protein MNEFPHQQPRSAAEPAPQPEPALPASVRGAVDLGAAPAPAAAPAGYPGEGAAGGYRREVSTADFQEVAQLSTQVPVVFALWARFSQQSVAFADTLEQVVDRYRGRMLLASVDAEASPEIAQMFQAQSVPTVVALLGGRPVPLFNSTVPAEQAAQLLDELLGLAEQNGISGTVEPVRADEPEPLPPLHQEAADALEAGDLDAAEAAYRRAIAENPGDRDAKLALAQVHLLQRVLPLDAATVRAEAAAAPDDVAAQLAVADLDVSGGHVEDAFRRLLDLVRRTAGEDRDTVRRRLLELFDVVGAEDPRVVTARGSLMRALF; encoded by the coding sequence GTGAACGAGTTCCCGCACCAGCAGCCGCGCAGCGCCGCAGAGCCCGCCCCGCAGCCCGAGCCGGCCCTGCCCGCCTCCGTACGGGGGGCCGTGGACCTGGGGGCGGCGCCCGCACCGGCCGCCGCGCCCGCGGGCTACCCCGGGGAGGGCGCCGCCGGGGGCTACCGCCGCGAGGTGAGCACCGCGGACTTCCAGGAGGTCGCCCAGCTCTCCACGCAGGTCCCGGTCGTCTTCGCCCTGTGGGCGCGCTTCAGCCAGCAGTCCGTGGCCTTCGCCGACACCCTCGAGCAGGTCGTCGACCGCTACCGCGGCCGGATGCTGCTGGCCTCCGTGGACGCCGAGGCGTCCCCGGAGATCGCGCAGATGTTCCAGGCGCAGTCCGTGCCGACCGTCGTGGCCCTGCTGGGCGGGCGCCCCGTGCCGCTGTTCAACTCCACCGTCCCGGCCGAGCAGGCGGCCCAGCTCCTGGACGAGCTGCTGGGCCTGGCCGAGCAGAACGGGATCTCGGGCACCGTGGAGCCCGTGCGCGCCGACGAGCCCGAGCCGCTGCCCCCACTGCACCAGGAGGCGGCGGACGCCCTCGAGGCGGGGGACCTCGACGCCGCCGAGGCCGCCTACCGCAGGGCCATCGCCGAGAACCCGGGGGACCGGGACGCCAAGCTCGCCCTCGCCCAGGTCCACCTCCTCCAGCGGGTGCTGCCGCTGGACGCCGCCACGGTGCGCGCCGAGGCCGCCGCCGCCCCGGACGACGTCGCGGCGCAGCTGGCGGTGGCCGACCTCGACGTCTCGGGCGGGCACGTCGAGGACGCCTTCCGGCGGCTGCTGGACCTCGTGCGCCGCACCGCGGGGGAGGACCGCGACACCGTGCGCCGGCGCCTGCTGGAGCTCTTCGACGTGGTCGGCGCCGAGGACCCCCGGGTGGTCACGGCCCGGGGCTCCCTGATGCGCGCCCTCTTCTGA
- a CDS encoding AI-2E family transporter: MTPPDPGPAQEAGQPRPEPARARRAGAVDRFLRPLPGARPRRRFEVPPERGERPARPPQPPGLLRPVQTGFLLAVGVGLALLGWWVLANVGPLVGWVVTATFLALGLEPLVRWLEARSVPRPGAVALVVLGLAGALAALIALVVPRIVAEAAQLAERAPRLVDGLLASRSFAELDSRFRIRDSTEQWLQGLGGRIGADSELLGGLFGGVVGLGSVVLNAVAGTLIVLALTLYFLASLPLMTQWAYRLAPASRRARVQELGDRMLRGVGNYVVGQTCVALLNAAVALTLMLLTGVPFAALLSLVVALLAFVPLVGGVLAGILVSLVAVTAGWGTAVPYAIGYFAYLQVEAYFVSPRIMRRAVAVPGAIAVIAVAAGGALWGVLGALIAIPTAAAGLILVREVFVPRQDDR, from the coding sequence ATGACGCCACCCGACCCCGGGCCCGCGCAGGAGGCCGGGCAACCCCGCCCGGAGCCGGCCCGCGCGCGCCGCGCCGGGGCCGTGGACCGCTTCCTGCGCCCCCTGCCCGGGGCGCGGCCGCGCCGCCGCTTCGAGGTGCCGCCCGAGCGCGGGGAGCGCCCCGCGCGGCCGCCGCAGCCGCCGGGGCTGCTGCGCCCCGTGCAGACCGGGTTCCTGCTGGCGGTCGGGGTGGGCCTGGCGCTGCTCGGCTGGTGGGTGCTGGCGAACGTCGGGCCGCTGGTCGGCTGGGTCGTCACGGCCACGTTCCTCGCCCTCGGTCTCGAGCCCCTCGTGAGGTGGCTCGAGGCGCGGTCGGTGCCGCGCCCGGGGGCGGTGGCGCTCGTGGTGCTGGGCCTGGCCGGGGCGCTGGCCGCACTGATCGCCCTCGTGGTCCCCCGGATCGTGGCCGAGGCCGCCCAGCTGGCCGAGCGGGCGCCCCGGCTCGTCGACGGGCTCCTCGCCTCGCGCAGCTTCGCGGAGCTGGACTCCCGGTTCCGGATCCGCGACTCCACCGAGCAGTGGCTGCAGGGCCTGGGCGGGCGGATCGGGGCCGACAGCGAGCTGCTGGGCGGGCTCTTCGGCGGGGTCGTGGGCCTGGGCTCGGTGGTGCTCAACGCCGTGGCGGGGACCCTGATCGTGCTCGCCCTGACCCTGTACTTCCTGGCCTCCCTGCCGCTGATGACCCAGTGGGCCTACCGGCTCGCCCCGGCCTCCCGCCGCGCCCGCGTCCAGGAGCTGGGCGACCGGATGCTGCGCGGGGTCGGCAACTACGTGGTGGGCCAGACCTGCGTGGCCCTGCTCAACGCCGCGGTGGCGCTGACCCTCATGCTGCTCACCGGGGTGCCGTTCGCGGCGCTGCTGTCCCTGGTCGTGGCGCTGCTCGCCTTCGTCCCCCTGGTGGGCGGGGTGCTGGCCGGGATCCTCGTCTCCCTCGTGGCCGTGACCGCCGGCTGGGGGACGGCCGTGCCCTACGCGATCGGCTACTTCGCCTACCTGCAGGTGGAGGCCTACTTCGTCTCGCCGCGGATCATGCGCCGGGCCGTGGCCGTGCCGGGCGCCATCGCGGTCATCGCCGTGGCCGCCGGCGGGGCGCTGTGGGGGGTGCTCGGCGCGCTCATCGCCATCCCCACGGCCGCGGCGGGCCTCATCCTCGTGCGGGAGGTGTTCGTCCCGCGCCAGGACGACCGCTGA
- the nucS gene encoding endonuclease NucS, with protein sequence MRLVIADCSVDYEGRLRAHLPAARRLLLVKADGSVLVHSDGGSYKPLNWMSPPARLHVGEPEAELAAEGVVQTWTVQAAKSDDRLVIQLFEIHEDVSHELGVDPGLVKDGVEADLQRLLAEQIHLLGAGHTLVRREYPTAIGPVDILARDAAGATVAVELKRRGDIDGVEQLTRYLELLNRDPLLAPVRGVYAAQLIKPQARVLAEDRGIACLTLDYDGMRGVDDSDARLF encoded by the coding sequence GTGCGTCTCGTCATTGCCGATTGCTCCGTCGACTATGAAGGGCGTCTGCGCGCCCACCTGCCCGCCGCCCGCCGTCTGCTCCTCGTGAAGGCCGACGGCTCCGTGCTCGTGCACTCGGACGGGGGCAGCTACAAGCCCCTGAACTGGATGAGCCCGCCGGCCCGGCTGCACGTGGGCGAGCCGGAGGCCGAGCTCGCGGCCGAGGGCGTCGTGCAGACCTGGACGGTGCAGGCGGCCAAGAGCGACGACCGCCTGGTCATCCAGCTCTTCGAGATCCACGAGGACGTCTCGCACGAGCTGGGCGTGGACCCCGGTCTGGTGAAGGACGGGGTCGAGGCCGACCTGCAGCGCCTGCTCGCCGAGCAGATCCACCTGCTCGGGGCCGGGCACACGCTCGTGCGGCGGGAGTACCCCACCGCGATCGGGCCGGTGGACATCCTCGCCCGCGACGCGGCGGGGGCGACCGTGGCGGTGGAGCTCAAGCGCCGCGGGGACATCGACGGTGTGGAGCAGCTCACCCGCTACCTGGAGCTGCTCAACCGCGACCCCCTGCTGGCGCCCGTGCGCGGGGTGTACGCCGCGCAGCTGATCAAGCCCCAGGCCCGGGTGCTCGCCGAGGACCGCGGCATCGCCTGCCTCACCCTCGACTACGACGGCATGCGCGGGGTGGACGACAGCGACGCGCGGCTGTTCTGA
- a CDS encoding cold-shock protein — MAQGTVKWFNAEKGFGFITPDDSDSDVFVHYSEIQSGGFRTLEENQRVEFEIGQGQKGPQATGVTLI, encoded by the coding sequence ATGGCCCAGGGCACCGTCAAGTGGTTCAACGCCGAGAAGGGCTTCGGCTTCATCACCCCCGACGACTCCGACTCGGACGTCTTCGTCCACTACTCCGAGATCCAGTCGGGCGGCTTCCGCACCCTCGAGGAGAACCAGCGCGTCGAGTTCGAGATCGGCCAGGGCCAGAAGGGCCCGCAGGCCACCGGCGTCACGCTCATCTGA
- the murA gene encoding UDP-N-acetylglucosamine 1-carboxyvinyltransferase has product MEEKIVVHGPTAVGGTLRVSGAKNSVLKLMAAALLAEGESTITNVPEIHDVTIMAELLRRLGCAVAYDRVAKTVRIDVPAALHHQADYDLVRAMRASISVLGPLVARCRVAEVALPGGDAIGARGLDMHRAGLEAMGAVLQIERGYLVASVPQALRGTPFRLDYPSVGATENLMMAATLAEGTTVIDNAAREPEIVDIGRMLQGMGARIEGLGTSTVTVTGVASLHPVAHRTVPDRIVAGTWAFAAAVTGGTVRIEGAEPGHLAVVLDKLRAAGCRVDTQDGCLVVAGPQRPRAINVSTLPYPGFPTDLQPFVVALNAVAEGSGMVTENVFEARWGFTAELERLGASVRLDGHHALVAGVPVLSGAPVEAKDIRAGAALVIAGMAAVGTTDVHGVEHVDRGYEHFVEQLAAAGAAVERHLAGAAS; this is encoded by the coding sequence ATGGAAGAGAAGATCGTCGTGCACGGACCGACCGCGGTCGGGGGCACGCTGCGCGTCTCCGGGGCGAAGAACAGCGTCCTGAAGCTCATGGCCGCGGCGCTGCTGGCCGAGGGCGAGTCCACGATCACCAACGTGCCGGAGATCCACGACGTGACCATCATGGCGGAGCTGCTGCGCCGCCTGGGCTGCGCGGTGGCCTACGACCGGGTCGCCAAGACCGTGCGGATCGACGTCCCGGCCGCGCTGCACCACCAGGCGGACTACGACCTGGTCCGGGCCATGCGCGCGTCGATCTCCGTGCTGGGCCCGCTGGTCGCCCGCTGCCGGGTCGCCGAGGTGGCCCTGCCCGGCGGGGACGCGATCGGCGCCCGGGGCCTGGACATGCACCGGGCGGGGCTCGAGGCGATGGGGGCGGTGCTGCAGATCGAGCGCGGCTACCTGGTGGCCTCCGTCCCGCAGGCCCTGCGCGGGACGCCCTTCCGGCTGGACTACCCCTCGGTGGGGGCCACCGAGAACCTGATGATGGCCGCGACGCTGGCCGAGGGCACCACCGTGATCGACAACGCCGCGCGGGAGCCGGAGATCGTGGACATCGGGCGGATGCTGCAGGGCATGGGCGCCCGGATCGAGGGCCTGGGCACGAGCACCGTGACGGTGACCGGGGTCGCCTCCCTGCACCCGGTGGCGCACCGGACGGTGCCGGACCGCATCGTCGCCGGCACGTGGGCCTTCGCCGCCGCCGTGACCGGGGGGACCGTGCGGATCGAGGGGGCGGAACCGGGCCACCTGGCCGTGGTGCTCGACAAGCTGCGCGCGGCCGGGTGCCGCGTGGACACGCAGGACGGCTGCCTGGTGGTGGCCGGGCCGCAGCGGCCCCGGGCGATCAACGTCTCCACCCTGCCGTACCCGGGGTTCCCCACCGACCTCCAGCCGTTCGTGGTCGCCCTCAACGCGGTCGCCGAGGGCTCGGGCATGGTCACCGAGAACGTCTTCGAGGCCCGCTGGGGCTTCACCGCGGAGCTGGAGCGCCTGGGGGCCAGCGTGCGGCTCGACGGCCACCACGCCCTCGTCGCCGGGGTGCCCGTGCTCTCCGGGGCGCCCGTGGAGGCGAAGGACATCCGGGCGGGCGCGGCCCTGGTGATCGCCGGGATGGCCGCGGTGGGCACCACCGACGTGCACGGCGTGGAGCACGTCGACCGCGGCTACGAGCACTTCGTGGAGCAGCTGGCGGCGGCCGGGGCCGCCGTCGAGCGGCACCTGGCCGGCGCCGCGTCCTGA
- a CDS encoding F0F1 ATP synthase subunit epsilon: MAEMIVEIVSLERSEWTGTARMVRVRTSEGDIGILPGHEAVAGLLRPGDFALDPVDGARVEGTIDSGFVFVDNDRVTIVADNVELTSAAA, from the coding sequence ATGGCCGAGATGATCGTCGAAATCGTCTCCCTCGAGCGCTCGGAGTGGACCGGCACGGCCCGGATGGTGCGCGTGCGCACCTCCGAGGGCGACATCGGCATCCTGCCCGGGCACGAGGCCGTGGCCGGTCTGCTCCGGCCCGGTGACTTCGCGCTCGACCCGGTGGACGGCGCGCGCGTCGAGGGCACCATCGACTCCGGGTTCGTGTTCGTCGACAACGACCGGGTCACCATCGTGGCGGACAACGTGGAGCTCACCAGCGCCGCCGCCTGA
- the atpD gene encoding F0F1 ATP synthase subunit beta, giving the protein MTATISEQAGQPVSGGATGRIARVIGPVVDVEFPEHAVPEIYNALTAQYELNGETRTITFETAQHLGENMVRAISLQQTDGLVRGTEVKDSGGPISVPVGDVVKGHIFNVLGDALDVETSSLEITERWPIHRKAPSFAELEGSTEMMETGIKSIDLLTPYIKGGKIGLFGGAGVGKTVLIQEMITRVARNFGGTSVFAGVGERTREGNDLWVEMEEAGVLKDTALVFGQMDEPPGTRLRVALTGLTMAEYFRDVQNQDVLLFVDNIFRFTQAGSEVSTLLGRIPSAVGYQPTLADEMGVLQERITSTRGHSITSMQAIYVPADDYTDPAPATTFAHLDATTELSRDIASRGLYPAIDPLASTSRILDPQIVGQEHYDVAIRVRAILQENKELQDIIAILGVEELSEEQKVVVARARRIEQFLSQNTYTAKQFTGVEGSTVPLAETIEAFGKITEGEFDHVPEQAFYNVGGLDDVMQKWDEIKTRTGGK; this is encoded by the coding sequence ATGACTGCCACCATCAGCGAACAGGCCGGGCAGCCGGTCTCGGGCGGCGCCACGGGCCGCATCGCCCGGGTCATCGGGCCGGTCGTCGACGTCGAGTTCCCGGAGCACGCCGTTCCGGAGATCTACAACGCGCTGACCGCCCAGTACGAGCTCAACGGCGAGACGCGCACGATCACGTTCGAGACGGCCCAGCACCTGGGCGAGAACATGGTCCGGGCGATCTCCCTGCAGCAGACCGACGGCCTGGTGCGCGGCACCGAGGTCAAGGACTCCGGCGGGCCGATCTCCGTGCCCGTGGGCGACGTGGTCAAGGGCCACATCTTCAACGTGCTGGGCGACGCCCTCGACGTCGAGACCTCCTCCCTGGAGATCACCGAGCGCTGGCCGATCCACCGCAAGGCCCCGTCCTTCGCGGAGCTCGAGGGCTCCACGGAGATGATGGAGACCGGCATCAAGTCGATCGACCTCCTCACGCCCTACATCAAGGGCGGGAAGATCGGCCTGTTCGGCGGCGCCGGCGTGGGCAAGACCGTGCTCATCCAGGAGATGATCACCCGTGTGGCCCGCAACTTCGGCGGCACCTCGGTCTTCGCCGGCGTGGGCGAGCGCACCCGTGAGGGCAACGACCTCTGGGTCGAGATGGAGGAGGCCGGCGTCCTCAAGGACACCGCCCTCGTGTTCGGCCAGATGGACGAGCCGCCGGGAACGCGCCTGCGCGTGGCCCTGACCGGCCTGACCATGGCGGAGTACTTCCGCGACGTGCAGAACCAGGACGTGCTGCTGTTCGTGGACAACATCTTCCGCTTCACCCAGGCGGGCTCCGAGGTGTCCACCCTGCTGGGCCGCATCCCCTCCGCCGTGGGCTACCAGCCCACGCTGGCGGACGAGATGGGCGTGCTCCAGGAGCGCATCACCTCCACCCGCGGCCACTCGATCACCTCGATGCAGGCGATCTACGTGCCCGCCGACGACTACACCGACCCGGCCCCGGCCACGACGTTCGCCCACCTGGACGCGACCACGGAGCTCTCCCGCGACATCGCCTCCCGCGGCCTGTACCCGGCGATCGACCCGCTGGCCTCGACCTCGCGCATCCTCGACCCGCAGATCGTGGGCCAGGAGCACTACGACGTCGCGATCCGCGTCCGGGCGATCCTGCAGGAGAACAAGGAGCTGCAGGACATCATCGCGATCCTCGGCGTCGAGGAGCTCTCCGAGGAGCAGAAGGTGGTCGTCGCCCGCGCCCGCCGGATCGAGCAGTTCCTGTCCCAGAACACCTACACCGCCAAGCAGTTCACCGGCGTGGAGGGCTCCACGGTCCCGCTCGCCGAGACCATCGAGGCGTTCGGGAAGATCACCGAGGGCGAGTTCGACCACGTCCCGGAGCAGGCGTTCTACAACGTGGGCGGTCTGGACGACGTCATGCAGAAGTGGGACGAGATCAAGACCCGGACCGGCGGCAAGTAG
- a CDS encoding F0F1 ATP synthase subunit gamma encodes MGAQIRVYRNKIASTKSMKKIFKAMEMIATSRINKSRQGLLAARPYANALTRAVSQVATQHNVSHVLTTRPDEVRRAAVVIMTSDRGLAGSYSSNVLKEAEGLLELLHGQGKETKVYLIGRKAQAYFDFRSRPYERNWTGDTDNARPERARELREVLIEDLETAYEDGGVDEIHLVYTSFQSMVTQEPRVLRLLPLEVVDANALTDEVAREFDELEEPDSTFEFEPNPEEFLDAVLPRYIDARLYASLSHAATSELAARQKAMKAAGDNADELIKKYTRLMNNARQAEITTELTEIVSGAEAL; translated from the coding sequence ATGGGAGCGCAGATTCGGGTCTACCGGAACAAGATCGCGTCGACCAAGTCCATGAAGAAGATCTTCAAGGCCATGGAGATGATCGCGACCTCGCGCATCAACAAGTCCCGACAGGGTCTGCTCGCGGCGCGTCCGTACGCGAACGCGCTGACCCGGGCGGTCTCACAGGTCGCCACCCAGCACAACGTCTCCCATGTCCTCACCACGCGGCCCGACGAGGTGCGCCGGGCCGCCGTGGTGATCATGACCTCGGACCGCGGTCTGGCCGGGTCCTACTCCTCCAACGTGCTCAAGGAGGCCGAGGGCCTGCTGGAGCTGCTGCACGGGCAGGGCAAGGAGACCAAGGTCTACCTGATCGGCCGCAAGGCCCAGGCCTACTTCGACTTCCGCAGCCGCCCGTACGAGCGCAACTGGACGGGCGACACCGACAACGCCCGCCCGGAGCGGGCGCGGGAGCTGCGCGAGGTGCTGATCGAGGACCTGGAGACCGCGTACGAGGACGGCGGGGTGGACGAGATCCACCTGGTCTACACGTCGTTCCAGTCGATGGTCACCCAGGAGCCCCGGGTGCTGCGCCTGCTGCCGCTGGAGGTCGTGGACGCCAACGCCCTGACCGACGAGGTCGCCCGGGAGTTCGACGAGCTGGAGGAGCCGGACAGCACCTTCGAGTTCGAGCCGAACCCCGAGGAGTTCCTCGACGCGGTGCTGCCGCGCTACATCGACGCCCGCCTGTACGCGAGCCTCTCGCACGCGGCCACGAGCGAGCTCGCGGCCCGGCAGAAGGCGATGAAGGCCGCCGGCGACAACGCCGACGAGCTGATCAAGAAGTACACGCGCCTGATGAACAACGCCCGCCAGGCCGAGATCACCACCGAGCTCACCGAGATCGTGAGCGGCGCCGAAGCCCTGTGA
- the atpA gene encoding F0F1 ATP synthase subunit alpha — protein MSEVTINADDVRSALSEFAASYEPGTAERTEVGRVSSASDGIARVEGLPSVMANELLRFENGVLGLAQNLDTRDIGVVILGDFRGIEEGQEVQRTGEVLSVPVGDAYLGRVVDPLGMPIDDLGPIEAEGRRALELQAPGVTMRKSVHEPLQTGIKAIDAMIPIGRGQRQLLIGDRQTGKTAIAVDAILNQRANWESGDVNKQVRCIYVAVGQKASTIAGVRQTLEDNGALEYTTIVAAPASEAAGIKYLAPYAGSAIGQHWMYGGKHVLIVFDDLSKQAEAYRAVSLLLRRPPGREAYPGDVFYLHSRLLERCAKLSDELGAGSMTGLPMIETKANDVSAFIPTNVISITDGQIFLQSDLFNANQRPAVDVGISVSRVGGAAQVKAMKKVSGTLKLELASYRSMQAFAMFASDLDPASRQQLTRGARLMELLKQKQYTPYPVEDQVVSIWAGTNGHLDEVEVADVLDFEQALLDHVRRTTNVMDSIVGTGKLEDDAVAALETAVAEVKRDFRGTKHGIEPGHEEHEAIDASKVDQERIVRK, from the coding sequence ATGTCCGAAGTCACCATCAATGCCGACGACGTCCGTAGCGCGCTGAGCGAATTCGCCGCGTCCTACGAGCCCGGCACCGCAGAACGAACCGAGGTCGGTCGCGTCAGCAGCGCCTCCGACGGCATCGCCCGCGTGGAGGGCCTGCCCTCGGTCATGGCCAACGAGCTGCTGCGTTTCGAGAACGGCGTGCTCGGCCTCGCGCAGAACCTCGACACCCGCGACATCGGCGTCGTGATCCTCGGCGACTTCCGCGGCATCGAGGAGGGCCAGGAGGTCCAGCGCACCGGGGAGGTCCTCTCCGTGCCCGTGGGCGACGCCTACCTCGGCCGCGTGGTCGACCCGCTGGGCATGCCCATCGACGACCTCGGCCCCATCGAGGCCGAGGGCCGCCGCGCCCTGGAGCTGCAGGCCCCCGGCGTGACCATGCGCAAGTCGGTGCACGAGCCGCTGCAGACCGGCATCAAGGCCATCGACGCCATGATCCCGATCGGCCGCGGCCAGCGCCAGCTGCTCATCGGTGACCGCCAGACCGGCAAGACGGCGATCGCCGTCGACGCCATCCTCAACCAGCGCGCCAACTGGGAGTCCGGGGACGTCAACAAGCAGGTGCGCTGCATCTACGTGGCGGTCGGGCAGAAGGCCTCGACCATCGCCGGCGTGCGCCAGACCCTGGAGGACAACGGGGCGCTCGAGTACACCACGATCGTCGCCGCCCCGGCCTCCGAGGCCGCGGGCATCAAGTACCTCGCCCCCTACGCCGGCTCGGCCATCGGCCAGCACTGGATGTACGGCGGCAAGCACGTGCTCATCGTCTTCGACGACCTGTCCAAGCAGGCGGAGGCCTACCGCGCGGTCTCGCTGCTGCTGCGCCGCCCGCCGGGACGCGAGGCCTACCCCGGCGACGTCTTCTACCTGCACTCCCGCCTGCTCGAGCGCTGCGCCAAGCTCTCGGACGAGCTGGGCGCCGGGTCGATGACCGGTCTGCCGATGATCGAGACGAAGGCCAACGACGTCTCGGCCTTCATCCCGACCAACGTCATCTCCATCACCGACGGCCAGATCTTCCTGCAGTCGGACCTGTTCAACGCCAACCAGCGCCCGGCCGTGGACGTGGGCATCTCGGTGTCCCGCGTCGGCGGCGCCGCGCAGGTCAAGGCGATGAAGAAGGTGTCCGGCACGCTGAAGCTGGAGCTGGCCTCCTACCGGTCGATGCAGGCCTTCGCGATGTTCGCCTCGGACCTCGACCCGGCCTCGCGCCAGCAGCTGACCCGCGGCGCGCGCCTGATGGAGCTGCTGAAGCAGAAGCAGTACACGCCGTACCCGGTCGAGGACCAGGTCGTGTCGATCTGGGCCGGCACCAACGGCCACCTCGACGAGGTCGAGGTCGCCGACGTGCTGGACTTCGAGCAGGCCCTGCTGGACCACGTCCGCCGCACCACCAACGTCATGGACTCCATCGTGGGGACCGGCAAGCTCGAGGACGACGCGGTCGCCGCCCTCGAGACCGCCGTGGCCGAGGTCAAGCGCGACTTCCGGGGCACCAAGCACGGCATCGAGCCGGGGCACGAGGAGCACGAAGCCATCGACGCCTCGAAGGTCGACCAGGAACGGATCGTCAGGAAGTAA
- a CDS encoding F0F1 ATP synthase subunit delta — MADAPNEYRQQTTAGAERWAGSASPALARELFAVLAVLDENGPVRRALVDPSYSGEQRAQVVRRLFTGKVSADAVEIVAAMTGRRWRDDREFADGLEHAGVVLTAASAENRAGLEGLEQVVDQLIAFKAVLDGSHEMQRALSDPRADVEAKTQLTRRLSPGASEETLLLLEQAVLSPRGALVGRLVERFAEEVAARRQRWIAHVSASRPLTDEQRARLQHQLNTLYGKDLKLTVDVDPALIGGLKVQVGEEVIDGSVAARLDALRQRIGA, encoded by the coding sequence ATGGCAGACGCACCGAACGAATACCGTCAGCAGACGACTGCCGGCGCCGAGCGCTGGGCCGGCTCCGCCAGCCCCGCGCTCGCGCGCGAGCTGTTCGCCGTGCTGGCCGTCCTCGACGAGAACGGCCCCGTGCGCCGGGCCCTGGTGGACCCCTCGTACTCGGGGGAGCAGCGGGCCCAGGTGGTCCGCCGGCTGTTCACCGGCAAGGTCTCCGCGGACGCCGTGGAGATCGTCGCCGCGATGACCGGTCGGCGCTGGCGCGACGACCGCGAGTTCGCCGACGGCCTGGAGCACGCCGGGGTGGTCCTCACCGCGGCGTCCGCCGAGAACCGGGCCGGCCTCGAGGGCCTCGAGCAGGTCGTCGACCAGCTCATCGCGTTCAAGGCCGTGCTGGACGGCTCCCACGAGATGCAGCGGGCGCTCAGCGATCCGCGTGCCGACGTGGAGGCGAAGACGCAGCTCACCCGCCGGCTCAGCCCGGGTGCCTCGGAGGAGACGCTGCTGCTCCTGGAGCAGGCCGTGCTCTCGCCGCGCGGCGCCCTGGTGGGCCGTCTCGTGGAGCGATTCGCGGAAGAGGTCGCGGCGCGCCGCCAGCGCTGGATCGCCCACGTGAGCGCCTCCCGCCCGCTGACCGACGAGCAGCGGGCCCGCCTGCAGCACCAGCTCAACACGCTGTACGGCAAGGACCTCAAGCTCACGGTCGACGTCGATCCGGCGCTGATCGGCGGGCTCAAGGTGCAGGTCGGCGAGGAGGTCATCGACGGTTCCGTCGCGGCCCGCCTCGACGCGCTGCGCCAGCGGATCGGCGCCTGA